In Osmia bicornis bicornis chromosome 1, iOsmBic2.1, whole genome shotgun sequence, the following proteins share a genomic window:
- the LOC114882933 gene encoding apoptotic protease-activating factor 1 codes for MDKLHQSILKRLRNSIVADIDVYNGIIQPLKSEYILKAQDIADIDVAISKQQKAEILLDILPNRGPYAFDIFRQALQHHYDWLSDDMDKLEESGKAFNDIRHVGTPTLPPISPLSVIREQKMMQLKYHLEQLEPNGYVVLHGMKGFGKSCLTASTLKDTKFVRNLFYNEVYWIKFGYERPVDEEILIQLNRLYHLVKNIEILPGSLKPEPLRDSLIHFLKHHFSREKHSLALLILDDVCDKKIIDAFDFECKTLVITANLDVVWEKRPSVIQMNDGFTEAETLGLFAKVLETEVDKLPLEAKRIHEECKGMPLLIAMFSAQFEEFKHDMKLRSDRWKYYLNSLRNKDEKNRVIKRFLEKQEAIFNMCIEQLPVEMRKHYEELVIFREDVNITPQTLEVLWGGPPFQVEEMMLDLCHKSLAAKQWNDELRSYIYGVHDLLLCHLRKKISQDEFVQMHKSLIDKYRRYCNDDFSKLPADNYSYSYIGYHLEQAQLYDEFPKIYFNFDFIQATIIHSGLSNLLIDLDNYRRYITKNYDTEYETRFIDLEKFLEEQASIIAEHRHKKCLDIVQIAMNHPYEGYIRDTAIKLARERLKYLYVFHDKKLGQMDVPLSEEMSTEIHTSCFACDPDLILIGSRNGDIFLWNSIYKRQEVFSGHDRTCSIKKIVVSTTGDCFLSLDDLGIVKLFRLSEDKSNEQNHIGPLSPRQKQTFWSGIFSSKVPHDDSSVMFHVAGEMILDMTFTHDSNYIAACTNKGTIRVWDHYGNMLSDYNPHSNNYFKSIAFTTGSNLLHIMDEVHGALISYDKYGEEYKYLSQYNLDLQKKKVIFFRNVPKQNDSLFIVTEDKAIHVKWCRSSNSHMHSYNKQIRANVESGKTVYVCAAITNDGQYLVLADSDGFVNIWNTNAAYQLIATYKSRVSSLDTYWLKEEGYHIICGSENRLLRKWKLPVEGICEARRKPLFDAAFQKHHGKADTLVIETPLNTIAILVDDKIIAETKPIDGKLNNLFISPNGEKVVCLTDKGIVNLFDIKTAEGRPVLNFSSNIELIKVLDLETGSILICRGSDDNLRIWESTKLSYLIDNAGYVISIHNVDGKYVLTVTRNGIITLWNVNGTSWLRVDRVTIGNSDIVATFSCLSQQKNFLAVLNENGEVVLYKLQEDTITLPTCIKVTEYFRKNYAQKLTCCEISQHEKYLAIGFENGDISVIDTTLQDEIRKLRFHTNSVSQLCWAPSEIGVPILLSVNSDELVWWNIALSMYIKKPERRLRINRSVSTPATNNNATFSLHMSASQSADSNMYSMQCQQQDKDIMNGVHKLSQFWKSKEGKDNTQPALLAVVELPSNFLAKVCISTDFTKFVTVDIYGSVSTFTLCGCD; via the exons ATTGATGTTGCTATTTCCAAACAACAGAAAGCTGAAATTTTATTGGATATACTTCCAAA tCGAGGCCCTTATGCCTTTGATATTTTTCGTCAAGCTTTGCAACATCACTATGACTGGTTAAGCGATGATATGGATAAACTAGAGGAAAGTGGGAAAGCATTTAATGATATAAGACATGTGGGTACACCTACCCTTCCACCGATTTCACCATTAAGTGTTATTAGAGAACAAAAG ATGATGCAGTTGAAGTATCATTTGGAACAACTAGAACCAAATGGATATGTTGTACTTCATGGAATGAAAGGTTTTGGTAAATCGTGCCTAACAGCTAGTACACTAAAAGATACTAAATTtgtaagaaatttattttat AATGAAGTATATTGGATAAAATTTGGGTATGAACGTCCAGTTGATGaggaaatattaattcaattaaatagACTTTATCATCTAgttaaaaatatagaaatactGCCAGGATCATTGAAACCAGAACCTTTAAGAGATTCACTTATTCATTTTTTGAAACATCATTTCAGTAGAGAAAAGCATTCCCTTGCTTTATTAATTTTGGATGATGTTTGtgacaaaaaaataattgatgcATTTGATTTTGAATGTAAAACTTTGGTAATTACAGCTAATCTTGATGTTGTATGGGAAAAAAGACCTTCTGTAATTCAG ATGAATGATGGGTTTACTGAAGCAGAAACCTTAGGTCTTTTTGCTAAAGTGTTGGAGACAGAAGTAGATAAGCTTCCTTTGGAAGCAAAACGAATTCACGAAGAATGTAAAGGAATGCCTTTATTAATAGCAATGTTTTCTGCTCAATTTGAAGAATTTAAACATGACATGAAGCTAAGATCAGATAGatggaaatattatttaaattcctTGAGGAATAAAGATGAAAAGAATCG CGTAATTAAAAGGTTCTTGGAAAAGCAAGaagcaatttttaatatgtGTATAGAACAGTTACCTGTTGAAATGAGGAAACATTATGAAGAATTAGTAATTTTTAGAGAAGATGTAAATATAACCCCCCAG ACTTTGGAAGTTCTTTGGGGAGGACCTCCATTTCAAGTTGAAGAAATGATGCTTGACTTATGTCATAAGTCACTAGCAGCTAAACAATGGAATGATGAATTACGTAGCTATATCTATGGTGTTCATGACTTATTACTTTGTCATCTTCGGAAAAAAATTTCACAAGATGAATTTGTACAAATGCACAAATCATTAATCGATAAGTATCGCAGATATTGTAACGATGATTTTTCGAAGCTTCCTGCGGACAATTATAGTTATTCATACATTGGATATCATTTAGAACAAGCTCAATTGTATGATGAATTTCCaaagatatattttaattttgattttattcaagCAACAATAATTCACAGTGGTTTGAGCAACTTGTTGATTGATTTAGATAACTACAGAAGATACATTACTAAGAACTATGATACAGAGTATGAAACACGATTTATCGATTTAGAAAAGTTCTTAGAGGAACAAGCGAGCATTATCGCAGAACATAGACATAAAAAATGCTTGGATATAGTACAAATTGCTATGAATCATCCTTATGAAGGATATATAAGAGATACTGCTATTAAACTTGCACGAGAgagattgaaatatttatatgtatttcACGACAAAAAGTTGGGGCAAATGGATGTACCATTGAGTGAAGAAATGTCCACGGAAATACATACTTCTTGTTTTGCATGTGACCCAGATTTAATTCTAATTGGAAGTAGAAACGGTGATATATTTTTGTGGAATAGCATTTACAAAAGACAAGAAGTGTTCAGTGGGCATGATAGAACATGTAGCATAAAAAAGATTGTTGTATCTACTACGGGAGACTGTTTTTTATCATTGGACGATCTTGGAATAGTAAAACTATTTAGGCTTTCTGAAGATAAAAGTAACGAACAGAATCATATTGGTCCATTGAGTCCTAGACAAAAACAAACCTTTTGGAGTGGAATTTTTTCGAGTAAAGTTCCTCACGACGATAGTTCGGTAATGTTTCATGTTGCTGGGGAAATGATATTGGATATGACATTTACACATGATAGCAATTACATTGCAGCTTGCACAAACAAGGGAACAATTAGG gtttgGGATCATTATGGAAATATGTTATCAGATTATAATCCACACAG taacaattattttaaaagtataGCATTTACAACTGGAAGTAACTTGCTTCATATAATGGATGAAGTACATGGTGCTCTGATATCATACGATAAATATGGTGAAGAATATAAATACTTATCACAGTATAATCTAGATTTACAAAAGAAGAAAGTCATTTTTTTCCGTAATGTACCAAAACAAAATGATTCCTTATTTATTGTTACCGAAGATAAAGCTATACATGTAAAATGGTGCAGATCAAGCAATAGTCATATGCATAGTTACAATAAACAAATACGAGCAAATGTTGAAAGTGGAAAAACTGTTTACGTTTGTGCTGCAATAACCAATGATGGCCAGTATTTAGTTTTAGCCGATTCTGATGGTTTTGTAAATATATGGAATACTAATGCTGCATACCAATTAATTGCTACTTACAAAAGCCGTGTATCTTCTTTGGATACGTATTGGTTAAAAGAAGAAGGGTACCACATTATTTGTGGTAGCGAAAATCGGTTACTTCGTAAGTGGAAATTGCCAGTAGAAGGAATTTGTGAAGCGAGAAGAAAACCTCTATTTGATGCAGCATTTCAGAAGCATCATGGTAAAGCAGATACTCTTGTTATAGAAACGCCTTTAAACACTATTGCCATATTAGTTGATGATAAAATAATAGCAGAAACAAAACCAATCGACGGGAaactaaataatttatttatttcacctAATGGAGAAAAAGTAGTTTGCCTTACTGACAAAGGCATTGTTAATTTATTCGATATAAAAACTGCAGAAGGCAGGCctgtattaaatttttcatcaaataTAGAATTAATCAAAGTTTTAGACCTAGAAACTGGTAGCATACTCATTTGTAGAGGATCCGATGATAATTTACGG ATATGGGAGAGCACAAAACTGTCATATTTAATTGATAATGCAGGATATGTTATTTCAATTCATAATGTAGATGGAAAATATGTGTTAACGGTGACACGAAATGGTATAATAACACTTTGGAACGTCAATGGTACAAGTTGGTTACGAGTGGACAGAGTAACCATTggtaattcagatatagtcgCTACATTTAGTTGTTTGAGCCAACAGAAAAATTTTCTAGCAGTGTTAAATGAAAATGGAGAAGTAGTCTTATATAAGCTACAAGAAGATACAATAACATTACCGACGTGTATAAAAGTAACggaatattttagaaaaaattatgCTCAGAAACTAACATGTTGTGAAATATCCCAACACGAAAAGTATTTAGCTATTGGTTTCGAAAACGGAGATATTTCT GTTATTGATACAACGCTGCAAGATGAAATACGAAAATTACGCTTTCATACAAATTCTGTTTCTCAGCTATGCTGGGCCCCTTCTGAAATTGGTGTTCCAATTTTGCTCTCTGTAAACTCGGATGAATTAGTTTGGTGGAATATTGCTCTGTCTATGTATATAAAGAAACCAGAAAGAAGACTTCGAATAAATCGTAGCGTTAGTACTCCGGCTACGAATAATAATGCAACATTTAGTTTACATATGTCTGCTAGTCAAAGTGCAGATTCAAATATGTATAGTATGCAGTGCCAGCAACAGGATAAGGATATCATGAATGGTGTACACAAGTTAAGTCAGTTTTGGAAATCCAAAGAAGGTAAAGATAATACACAACCAGCTTTATTAGCCGTTGTTGAATTACCTTCAAATTTTCTTGCAAAAGTATGCATATCTACAGATTTTACAAAGTTTGTTACAGTTGACATATATGGGTCTGTTAGTACATTTACATTATGCGGATGTGATTAA